Genomic window (Bacillus kexueae):
AGGAATCGGGATAAACATGGGCTTTATCGGATAAACCTACCTTCGCTAATAGCTCTAACGCTTTTTGCTCCGCTTTTGCCTTGTCCCATTTTAAAACGATCATTGGTGAGAGAATGATATTTTCTAAGACTGTTTTATGAGGGAATAAGTTAAATTGTTGAAAGACCATTCCAACTTCTTTTCGTATTTCATTGATGTCGGTTTTTTTATCGGTCAAGTCCACCCCATCGATGTAAATATGACCATCGGTTACAGACTCAAGTAAATTGAGGCAACGTAAAAAAGTCGACTTTCCGGAGCCAGATGGCCCGATGACAACGACCACTTCCTGCGGTTTAATTTCCGCATTAATATCCTTCAACACTTCTAATGAACCAAATGATTTTTTTAATCCTTTTACTGATATCATTCTGTCTTAAACCTCTTTTCCACGTAAGCTAATAAATACGTAAGGGATAGCGTTAAGACTAAGTAAATTAGCGCAACGGTTAAATAAGGCTCCCACACACGATAATATTGCCCTTGCGCCGCACGCCCCCAATACATAAGTTCCGGTGCTGCGACAATGGCAAGAAGTGATGATTCCTTTAACAAAACAATGAATTCATTTCCTAAAGGAGGAATCATTCGTTTAAAAGCTTGAGGCAAAATAACATGACGCATTGCTTGAATATGGTTCATCCCAAGTGACCGAGCCGCTTCCATTTGACCGCGGTCGATGGACTGTATCCCCGCGCGAAAAATCTCCGCAATATACGCCGCAGCATTTAATGATAACGCAACGACCCCAGTTGCAATTGGATTAACCGGTGACATAAAGATTGGCATAATCCCGAAATGAATAAGTAGGATTTGCACGAAAAAAGGCGTTCCACGGAATAAATTGATATACCAGACAAACGGCAATCGAACGAGTTTAATGCTAGACATCTTTCCAATTCCAATGAATAACCCTAAAATCGTACCGAATAAAATTCCGAGTAAAGATAATAATATTGTCCACATGGTCCCCTTTAAGAAAAGAGGCATGTACTCCAAGACGATATCAAACCGAAAATCCATGATTGACCCCCTCAATCAATTTATACAGTTAGTAAAAAAGAGCGTAACGCGAACACGTTACGCAGCTTTAAACTTATTCAGCGTTTAACAATCCTTCAACATTAGGTTCTGTACCAAACCATTCTTTATAAATCTCTGCATATGTGCCGTTTTCAATTACTTTCGTTAACGCTTCATCAAACTTCTCTTTTAACTCGCTTCCTTTCGGGAACATTAATCCATAGAATTCAGATTCAAAGTTTTCAGGATCTTCAATTGCTTCTACCTTTGCATCTGGGTTATTTTTCACATATTCATTGGCTACGACGTTATCTGTTACAACAGCTTCCACATCACCATTTGCTAGCGCCATAAATGCGACGGCTGTGTTTTCATATTTTGAGATATTTGGATTGTTCGCTCCTACAACTTTCTCTACTGCAGCTTGTCCTGTCGTTCCGTTTTGAACTCCTACTTTCATACCTTCTAAATCTTGTGCACTTGAAATCTCTGTTCCTTCTTTAAACACAATCATATGAGTAGATTGAAAGTATGGTTTTGAAAAATCGTATGTTTCTTTACGATCATCATTAATCGTAATACCAGAGATAGCTAAATCTAGTTCTTCCCCTTGAATAGCCGCAAATAACGGATCCCATCCAATATTTTGTAAGTCATACTCATAACCTGCTTCTTCCATCACAGCTTTTAATAAATCGACATCAAACCCGACAATTTCACCTTTGTCCATAAATTCGAATGGAGCAAACGCTGCATCCGTACCTACTTTTAACTTTTCCTTCTCGGAACTATTACTCTCTCCTCCACCACACGCTGCTAGCAATAGGACCATTAACACAGACAACATTGACAATAACGACTTTACTTTCACTTGAGACCCCCCGATATTCTTTTTTGTTTTTTCAGATATTTATTATTATACACTAATATTAATAAATATCAATTAAAACATAATTATTATAATAGAAAAATATTACCAACATGTGTTTTTATACAACTTTTCCCATCTAATACTTGCTATATAATCTATTCTTTATAACTACTTCTAAAGTGAAACTCAAAATCCCTTTATTATTTTCAGAATTTTTAATTAATATTCCAACCTTTTATCACCTGCCTTCGAAAACATGATTAATAATTATTAGTGGTATAGTATTTTTATACACCTTTATTAATAATCATTCAATATGGAATTATTGGAATTATAACAATCTCCTATAAGATTCCAAATATAAAAGCGAAAAGAGTAAGAGGGCCCACTAGTAAAAAAATCCCATAGAATGTATTGAAATACTTTCTAATTCATGCTAGATTATACAAGGAATTTTTATCATATTTTCATAATATTGGAGGTTTAAAAGTGAAAAAAATCACATTCCTAACATTCATTTTGGCATTGTTCATCTTAGGTGGTTGTAACTCGACTGAAGTAATCAAAGGAACTGTTAACGAAACGCTGACATACGAAGATATGACACTCACCGTTAACAAGACGGAAGTGTACGACACACTTGTTGAAACAAGTGAAGGATATAATACAGAAGTTACGTTTGGTGATTCGACAAAAGCTGTGTTGGTCAACATTGAGATGAATACTGGGGAGCATACGATTTCCAACTCGAATTTTGAGCTTATTGCAGGTGAAGGAGAAGAAGGAACTTCCTATGAAGCATTACCAACGGACCTTCAATATCACGAGAAATATAATGTGATTGATTTTAATGATACGACAAGTGGAGACATTCAAGGAAACTTGATTTTCCCAGTAAATGAAGAAGATATTACGAACGAATCGTTCACACTTGCTGCTAATTTTGATGGCGTAACATTTTCGATCCCAATGACGATTAAACTTGAAGAACCGAAAGTTTACACGTTAGGAGAAACCGTTACCATTGACAATGCGTTTGAAATTACGTTTAAGGATTACCGAGTGGTGACAGACCAACTAACATACAACGGTTCAGAAGTTGTATTAGGTAGCCATAAATTAGTCGTCTTAGACGCAGAAGTCACTCCTTTAGGAGATGAAGTCATCATTAAAGATGAAAATCTATTCTTTGTTGATTCAAACGGGGAACTACATATCGTTGATACAGATGAATATGATGGGTTTAATGAATTAGTCAATGTTAGCTTACAAGAAAAAACAGAAGGACAGATTAAAGTGCTACTTCCGGAAGGAATTAACGAACAAGACTTAACATTTTTTATCGAAACATCATTCTCTAAAACGGAGTTTACTCTAAACAAATAGAAAATCAAACTAAGAAACACACATGATTTTACACTCACACCCCGGACATGAAAATTTATTCTCCCCGGGGTTTTTTCTTTCTACCATCTACCTATCATGATCGATCATTCAGCTCATAGGTAATTTCTATTTTCACAGAAAAAGCGCAAAGCGCAAGTCCTTAGGCGAAGGGCGCTGGAGCTTCCGTCGCCACGGCAGGGCCGAAGCGACCCGAGCTGATGCCGCTTGGAGCTAGACACCAAAAAACTGTAAAGAGAATACTTTAACACTTTATTGAACTTAAACTTTCTGTAACATTTAAAAAACTGCCTAGACTCATTAAAAGTCTAGGCAGCTTTTTTCGCTAAGATAGAAAAACGCACGTTTTGTTTAATTTTGAACAAAACGTACGCTTTTGTAGCACATGAATTACGGCAATAATGATAGAGGATTAACCGCATTTGACTTACTGCCATTCCATGGTCCAGCATGAATCTCGAAATGTAAGTGCTGTCCGTATGATTGACCTGTATTCCCCATATATCCAATGAACTGACCTTGGTTAACCTTTTGTCCACTGGATACTGCACGGCTACTTAAATGGGCATAAACAGTCGTATAAACTTTTCCGTTAATGTTGTGAGAAATAAAGACAACATTTCCATAACTGCTAGAATAATAGGAACGAATAACGGTTCCACCTGCGGCAGCATAGATTGGTACGGTTCCACTTTTAGCGATGTCAATACCAGCATGTAGCTTACCCCAACGCGATCCAAAGCCAGACGATACGTATCCAGCTGATGGCCAAATAAACCCTCCGGCATTCACAGACGGACTAGAAGATGATGAACCTGAATTCGAGCTAGAGCTTGATTCTGAGCTAGACGACTGACTTTGTTGTGCGGCTTTCTTCCGTTCTTCTTCTAATTGACGCTCATACTCAATACGTTGTTGTTCGATAATACGAGCTTGTTCAGCTAGGAAGGATTCTTGATCCTCTAATTCGTGTAACTCCTCCATCGCAGCGTCGTGTTCAGCGTTCACTTGCTCGAACAGTTTATCCTTTTCAGCTTTTTGAGCTTCTAATTGTTGTTCTAGTGTTTCTAATTCTTTTAACGCTTCACTTAAATCTGTCAATTCACGGTTTAGTTGCTCTTTTGATTCCTCTAAAAGCTGTTTATCTTGCTGATGCTCTTCAATAATTTTCTTATCCGCTTCTACTAGAGTCGTTACAGCACTGACGCGGCTAACAAAATCACTGAAGCTTTGTGCACCTAACAATACGTCAAGATAACTAATCATACCGCCACTTTCTTGTAAAGAAACGGCACGTTCTTTTAGTAGCTCATTTCGTGCGTCAATTCGTGCTTGTACTTCTTCTATTTGCTTTTTTAATTCTTCTATTTTCGCTTTTGTTTCAGTAATTAAGTCTTCTTTTTCTTTGATTTTTGTCGCAGTATCCGAAATTTTCATATCTAAGTTTTTAATTTCGGCTTCAAGCTGTGCTTGTTGCTTTTCTAGTTCTTCAATCTCACTTTTTTTACTATCAATATCCTCTTTTACGGATGAACGTTCATTTTCAATTTTTTCTTTTTTCTCATCGAAATCTTCGGCAATCACCGTATTTTGTAACGGCAAAATAACAGCGCTTGTCCCAAGAACAGCTGCAAGGCTTAGAGAAACGATCTGCTTTTTCAAGGCACATATCCTCCCAATAGTGTGAATTATGTATGGAAGAATAGCAAAAAGACTTTTGCTATTCTATACGCGTAAAAACTTTCGAACAGACATTAAACTTCCCCAAATGCCAATAAAGGCGCCAATAACGACGATAATCCCCGACACTTGTAAAACAAGTGGGTACATCGGAAGAAGTTCTAAGAACGTGTTTTGAACAGCTGTTTGTTTCACTAATTCCGATAAACGGTTGTACGTAACGGCAATAATCGCAATTGGTAAAATAGAGCCAAGTACACCTAAGAAAAGTCCTTCTAAGAAAAATGGCCAACGAATGAAAGAGTTCGTAGCTCCAACTAGTTTCATAATCTCAATTTCTTTCCTTCTAGCAAAAATCGTAACTTTGATGGTATTAGAGATTAAAAACATTGCTGTAAAGACAAGCCCAATAATAAGCGCGAGGCCGATGTTTCTTCCTACGTTTACGACTTTAAATAAACGTTCTATGGTTTCCTCGGCATAGTGAACTTCCGACACAAAATCAAGTTCTTTTATTTTTTTCGCTACCGTTGAAGTATCGGCAGGGTCACTTGCTTTTACGATAAATACATCCTTTAACGGATTCTCTTGTTCAAATAATTTAAAAGCTTCCCCTTCATCTCCAAAACTAGCAATTAAATTATTTAACTCTTCTTCCTTTGAAGAAAAGACGACACTCTCTACTTGAGAGATGGATTCAATGTTCTTTTTCAATTCATCCTGCTCTGCTTGTCCAGCTGACACATCAATTAATACTTTCATCTCAACGTCTTTTTCAATATTGGTTGCAATATTGTTTAAATTGAGCATGATCACAAGGAATGTTCCAACTAGAAATAGTGTCACTGTAACAGCAGAGACTGACGCAATCGTCATCCATGCATTACGAGCTAAACTTTTTATGCTCTCGCGCAAATGACGTCCAAGGGTATTAATCATATAAACCATACTCCCCTCTTGCTTCGTCACGCACGATCTTTCCATCTTCAATCGCAATGACACGCTTTCGGATCGTGTTGACTATCTCTTTGTTGTGCGTTGCCATCAGAATGGTTGTACCGCGATGATTGATCTCTTCTAAGATTCTCATAATCTCCCAAGAAGTATCGGGATCTAAGTTCCCAGTTGGCTCGTCTGCAATGACTAAATTCGGATTGTTGACAATGGAGCGAGCAATGGAGACACGTTGCTGTTCTCCACCAGATAACTCATCTGGGAAAAAGCGTGCTTTATGCTTTAGCTGTACGAGGTCTAGTACATCAAGCACACGTTTTTTAATGTTTTTCGGATTTTCCCCGATTACCTCAAGAGCAAAAGCAACATTCTCATAAACAGTTAGTTTCGGTAATAGTTTAAAGTCTTGGAATACGACCCCAATTTTTCTTCTAAAGTATGGAACGTCTTTTTCTTTTAACTGTTCGAGTGTGACACCGTTTATGACAATACTGCCTTTTGATGGCTTTTCTTCACGATACATCATTTTAATAAAAGTGGATTTCCCAGCTCCACTTGGACCTACAACGTACACAAATTCTCCTTGATTAATTTTTACGTTAATCCCATTTACCGCTAACACACCGTTCGGGTATGTTTTGTATACATCTTTCATTTCAATCATGTTATCACCTGACGTCAGATTTTTAATGGGATCACCAACAAATGATGAAACCTTTATGTCTAGTTAAACGTTATATTTAAGAAAGTTCTTTTTGGTAAATTTTCTGTTTGAGATAATTTTAGGCGAGAGTAAGTTTGAGTCATGCTGCTCAATTTTAAACAACACTCTCTCCCCATCAGTCTTTTGAAAAACTAGTCAGTTTTTTCTCGCAAGTACAATTATAACATCATTTTTCGTCAAAAATAGACTTTTTCATATTACATTTATGTTTCATCCTCGTAAAATGTAGAATTTTCCGATATTTATTTTAATATAAAGAACACCTGTGTTGTATCGTAAAATGATTCCAGTTCATAATAAGAAACATTCATGATTTTACACTCACACCCCTGACATGAAAATTTATTCTCCCCGGGGTTTCTTTTCTACCATCTACCTATCATGATCGATCATTCAGCTCATAGGTAATTATTATTTTCACAGAAAAAGCGCAAGGCGCAAGTCCTTAGGCGAAGGGCGCTGGAGGACCTGCGAGGAGACTTCCGTCGCCACAGCAGGGCCAAAGCGACCCGAACTGATGGCGCTTGGAGCTAGACACCAAAAAAGCTGTAAAGAGAATCCTTTAACACTTTATTGAACGTAAACTTTCTGTAATAACGAAAAAAGCAAAGGAATACACTTCCCTTGCTTCATTTCATGTTTTATTTTTTCGCCGCTAGCCATTCTGCTACAACCGCGGCTTCGCTTTCATTTAAAATGCCGCCTGGCATACCACCTTGTCCGTTAACGATAATGGATTTAATTTCATCTTCACTATATTTCGCTCCAACTTCAGTAAGCTGTGGTCCAGCTCCCCCTTGAAGGTTTTGTCCGTGACAACCTGCGCAGCTTCCTTTAAATAACTCTTCGGCAGAGGCAGTTGTTTCACCAGCACCATTATTCTCTTCACCTGTTTTATCTTCTGCCGTTCCACATGCAGTTAACGCTAAAGATGTACCTAATAATAAAGCCGTCAGTTTCTTTTTCACCGAGCATTCCTCCTAAAAAATATGGAATTCAAGGCTATTATAACCTATTTATGTAGGATTAAACCCCTCTCCAAGTACTTCTGAAGCTTCCATAACGACGACAAACGCAGAAGGGTCAACGGATTTGACCAATTGTTTCAATTTCGTGAATTGTGATTGATGGATTACACATAACAGCATCGTTCGAAAATCGTTAGTGTAGCCTCCTTGAGCCTGTATTTTGGTTACTCCACGATCCATTTGTTGAAAAATGGCTTCCTTCACTGAACCTTCTTTCGTCGTAATGACTAAAACCATTTTGGATCTAGAAAAACCTACTTGAACGATATCAATCGTCTTACTCGTCACAAACAAACCGATTAACGCATAAAGACCCTTTTCCACATTAAAGACGAGCGCAGCAGCAAGTACGATCAATCCATCGATAATGGCTACACTAATTCCTAGTGAAATGCCTGTAAACTTATGAATAATTTGAGCGGCTAAATCCGTTCCACCCGTAGACGCTTTCCCTTTGAAAACAAGTCCTAAGCCTAAACCAACACCTATTCCACCAAATAAAGCGCCAAGCAGAGGCTCATGTGTTGCCGGAGGAACATCTCTCGTTAAAAAGACGACAAACGGTAAAAAAATTGTACCAATGAGGGTTTTCAAACCAAACTGTCTTCCTAATAACAACACACCAGCAATGAACAACGGTATATTCAATCCCCATTGTACGTAAGCAGGTTCCATCCCAAAAAGGGCAAATACAATCGTACTAATTCCACTCACGCCTCCAGAAGCGACATCATTAGGAAGAAGAAATAGATTAAATGCAATTGCCACAAAAGCTGACCCTAATAATATAAGGAGTAAATCCAACAGTTTTTCTCGTCTCACGTGGCTCCCCTCCGAAACATCATACTCTTTTTAGTATGAATCATTCTTGGTAAAACATCCGAATGATTGAAAAGAATCTTTATATTAGAGACGAGTACTCTTTGAAGATATAAGAAACATACATGATTTTACACTCACACCCCGGATATGAAAATTTATTCTCCCCGGGGTTTTTTCTTTCTACCATCTACCTATCATGATCGATCATTCAGCTCATAGGTAATTTTTATTTTCACAAAAAAAGCGCAAGTCCTAAGGCGAAGGGCGCTGGAGGACCTGCGAGGAGACTTCCGTCGCCACAGCAGGGCCAAAGCGACTCGAGCTGATGGCGCTTGGAGCTAGACACCAAAAAAACGGTAAAGAGAATACTTTAACACTTTATTGAACGTAAACGTTCTGTAACAACGAAAAAAACCAGAAAATCAGTCGCCTGATTTTCTGGTTCACTCATCTAATAGTTGTATCTTGACCGTTTTGACGCCCCATTGCTTAGCTGTTTCCTCCGAAGGGAAGAAGACATCAATTTTATTTCCTTTAATGGCGCCACCCGTATCTGCCGCAACCGCTTCTCCATACCCTTCTACATAGACTTTCGTCCCTAGTGGAATGACGGACGGATCAACAGAAATGACTTTTTTATCTGGATTTTCGTGTAAGTTAATACCTGTCGCGGTCGTTCCGCTACACCCTTCACAATTGGCTGTATATGCTGTCGCTGTAACCGTGAGCGACTTCACCGCTTTTGTAGTTTCCTCAACAGTTTCTTTCTGTTCACCCACTTCTTTCATGACAAGTGTATCCCCTACGTAAATAAGATGTTCATCTTCTATTTGATTCCATTCTTTTAACTGTTCAACGGTCACGCGATACTGCTTTGCGATTTCGGTAAGAGTATCTCCTTGTTGAATGGTATACTCATAATCTCCATCCACACGCAATACTTGATTTGGGTAGATGGTTGTCGATGTCAAATCGTTCCATTCTTTTATTTCATCCACGGTCACATTATACTCATTGGAAATACTCCAAAGCGTTTCACCATTTTGTACTTCATGAACTTCAGCAGACG
Coding sequences:
- the ftsX gene encoding permease-like cell division protein FtsX; this encodes MINTLGRHLRESIKSLARNAWMTIASVSAVTVTLFLVGTFLVIMLNLNNIATNIEKDVEMKVLIDVSAGQAEQDELKKNIESISQVESVVFSSKEEELNNLIASFGDEGEAFKLFEQENPLKDVFIVKASDPADTSTVAKKIKELDFVSEVHYAEETIERLFKVVNVGRNIGLALIIGLVFTAMFLISNTIKVTIFARRKEIEIMKLVGATNSFIRWPFFLEGLFLGVLGSILPIAIIAVTYNRLSELVKQTAVQNTFLELLPMYPLVLQVSGIIVVIGAFIGIWGSLMSVRKFLRV
- a CDS encoding 3D domain-containing protein; the protein is MKKTVIAFTVASTIGVAGVGKASAEVHEVQNGETLWSISNEYNVTVDEIKEWNDLTSTTIYPNQVLRVDGDYEYTIQQGDTLTEIAKQYRVTVEQLKEWNQIEDEHLIYVGDTLVMKEVGEQKETVEETTKAVKSLTVTATAYTANCEGCSGTTATGINLHENPDKKVISVDPSVIPLGTKVYVEGYGEAVAADTGGAIKGNKIDVFFPSEETAKQWGVKTVKIQLLDE
- the cccB gene encoding cytochrome c551, giving the protein MKKKLTALLLGTSLALTACGTAEDKTGEENNGAGETTASAEELFKGSCAGCHGQNLQGGAGPQLTEVGAKYSEDEIKSIIVNGQGGMPGGILNESEAAVVAEWLAAKK
- a CDS encoding amino acid ABC transporter permease; amino-acid sequence: MDFRFDIVLEYMPLFLKGTMWTILLSLLGILFGTILGLFIGIGKMSSIKLVRLPFVWYINLFRGTPFFVQILLIHFGIMPIFMSPVNPIATGVVALSLNAAAYIAEIFRAGIQSIDRGQMEAARSLGMNHIQAMRHVILPQAFKRMIPPLGNEFIVLLKESSLLAIVAAPELMYWGRAAQGQYYRVWEPYLTVALIYLVLTLSLTYLLAYVEKRFKTE
- a CDS encoding YitT family protein, which produces MRREKLLDLLLILLGSAFVAIAFNLFLLPNDVASGGVSGISTIVFALFGMEPAYVQWGLNIPLFIAGVLLLGRQFGLKTLIGTIFLPFVVFLTRDVPPATHEPLLGALFGGIGVGLGLGLVFKGKASTGGTDLAAQIIHKFTGISLGISVAIIDGLIVLAAALVFNVEKGLYALIGLFVTSKTIDIVQVGFSRSKMVLVITTKEGSVKEAIFQQMDRGVTKIQAQGGYTNDFRTMLLCVIHQSQFTKLKQLVKSVDPSAFVVVMEASEVLGEGFNPT
- a CDS encoding murein hydrolase activator EnvC family protein → MKKQIVSLSLAAVLGTSAVILPLQNTVIAEDFDEKKEKIENERSSVKEDIDSKKSEIEELEKQQAQLEAEIKNLDMKISDTATKIKEKEDLITETKAKIEELKKQIEEVQARIDARNELLKERAVSLQESGGMISYLDVLLGAQSFSDFVSRVSAVTTLVEADKKIIEEHQQDKQLLEESKEQLNRELTDLSEALKELETLEQQLEAQKAEKDKLFEQVNAEHDAAMEELHELEDQESFLAEQARIIEQQRIEYERQLEEERKKAAQQSQSSSSESSSSSNSGSSSSSPSVNAGGFIWPSAGYVSSGFGSRWGKLHAGIDIAKSGTVPIYAAAGGTVIRSYYSSSYGNVVFISHNINGKVYTTVYAHLSSRAVSSGQKVNQGQFIGYMGNTGQSYGQHLHFEIHAGPWNGSKSNAVNPLSLLP
- a CDS encoding basic amino acid ABC transporter substrate-binding protein; translation: MLSVLMVLLLAACGGGESNSSEKEKLKVGTDAAFAPFEFMDKGEIVGFDVDLLKAVMEEAGYEYDLQNIGWDPLFAAIQGEELDLAISGITINDDRKETYDFSKPYFQSTHMIVFKEGTEISSAQDLEGMKVGVQNGTTGQAAVEKVVGANNPNISKYENTAVAFMALANGDVEAVVTDNVVANEYVKNNPDAKVEAIEDPENFESEFYGLMFPKGSELKEKFDEALTKVIENGTYAEIYKEWFGTEPNVEGLLNAE
- a CDS encoding amino acid ABC transporter ATP-binding protein; this translates as MISVKGLKKSFGSLEVLKDINAEIKPQEVVVVIGPSGSGKSTFLRCLNLLESVTDGHIYIDGVDLTDKKTDINEIRKEVGMVFQQFNLFPHKTVLENIILSPMIVLKWDKAKAEQKALELLAKVGLSDKAHVYPDSLSGGQKQRVAIARALAMEPKIMLFDEPTSALDPEMVGEVLDVMKQLAKEGMTMVIVTHEMGFAREVGDRVIFMDGGYIIEEDHPEAIFTNPQHERTKAFLSKVL
- the ftsE gene encoding cell division ATP-binding protein FtsE, producing MIEMKDVYKTYPNGVLAVNGINVKINQGEFVYVVGPSGAGKSTFIKMMYREEKPSKGSIVINGVTLEQLKEKDVPYFRRKIGVVFQDFKLLPKLTVYENVAFALEVIGENPKNIKKRVLDVLDLVQLKHKARFFPDELSGGEQQRVSIARSIVNNPNLVIADEPTGNLDPDTSWEIMRILEEINHRGTTILMATHNKEIVNTIRKRVIAIEDGKIVRDEARGEYGLYD